One genomic segment of Chryseobacterium phocaeense includes these proteins:
- a CDS encoding FkbM family methyltransferase — protein sequence MKKVLQKVANSFGYKIMKNTTHNTTSGAPSITNHKNNLLSKFYGTLKKLDFQPSFIVDIGANTGTWTREALREFPDASYLLIEPQERLSENFKDLLQNEKIKYLPVGVGNKNDILKFTIHDRDDSCSFIYSEEEAATMGYEQIEVQIKTLNSIIAEHQFPHPDIVKIDAEGLDLEVLEGASELFGKTEVFLVEAAIQNKVYKNSLIRLINTMDAAGYELYDITDLNRPFNLPVLWLVEAAFVKKGGILTQLSEKI from the coding sequence ATGAAAAAAGTTTTGCAGAAAGTAGCCAACAGTTTCGGATACAAAATTATGAAGAACACCACTCATAATACAACATCAGGAGCTCCTTCCATTACCAATCATAAAAACAATCTGTTAAGCAAGTTCTATGGTACTCTAAAAAAATTAGATTTCCAGCCCAGCTTTATTGTTGACATTGGCGCTAATACCGGAACATGGACAAGAGAAGCACTGCGGGAATTCCCGGATGCTTCCTATCTTCTTATTGAGCCACAGGAGAGACTTTCTGAAAACTTTAAAGATTTATTACAAAATGAAAAGATAAAATACCTGCCAGTAGGTGTTGGTAATAAAAATGATATTTTAAAATTTACTATTCATGACCGGGATGACAGTTGCTCTTTTATTTATTCTGAAGAAGAAGCGGCTACAATGGGTTATGAACAAATTGAGGTACAGATAAAAACACTAAATTCAATTATTGCAGAACATCAGTTTCCTCATCCGGATATTGTAAAAATTGATGCTGAAGGATTGGATTTGGAAGTATTGGAAGGTGCCTCTGAACTTTTTGGAAAAACTGAAGTTTTCTTAGTAGAGGCCGCGATCCAAAATAAAGTATATAAAAATTCATTAATCAGATTAATAAACACAATGGATGCAGCGGGCTATGAACTCTATGACATCACAGATCTCAACAGACCTTTTAACCTGCCTGTTTTATGGCTTGTAGAAGCTGCTTTTGTTAAAAAAGGCGGCATACTGACCCAACTGTCCGAAAAAATATAG
- a CDS encoding DegT/DnrJ/EryC1/StrS family aminotransferase, translating into MIKFLDLQKVNLQHQEEIENKLLSVFRSGWYLLGNELKNFETNLAAYIGSEYALGVANGLDALRLIFRAYIELGFMKPGDEVLVPANTYIASVLALSDNGLIPVFVEPDASTYNIDISKIEEKITPKTKAILIVHLQGRIVFSEELKNIAEKHQLKIVEDNAQAIGAEWRGIKSGNLGDAAGFSFYPGKNLGALGDAGAVTTNDKELFEAIRAIANYGSNQKYVNIYKGLNSRLDEIQAAVLDVKLKYIGHENGTRRTIAKRFISEITNPKIILPENPADENEHVWHVFVIRTEKRDELQAYLTEKGINTIIHYPIPPHKQEAYKEYGDLSFPITEKMHEEVLSLPISSVLEEEEIQAIIKAVNEF; encoded by the coding sequence ATGATAAAATTCCTTGATCTTCAAAAGGTCAATTTACAGCATCAGGAAGAGATTGAAAACAAGCTTTTAAGTGTTTTCCGAAGCGGATGGTATCTGTTGGGAAATGAGCTTAAAAACTTTGAAACCAATCTTGCAGCCTATATCGGTTCAGAATATGCCCTGGGAGTTGCCAACGGATTGGATGCGCTTCGCCTTATCTTTCGCGCTTATATCGAATTGGGATTCATGAAGCCCGGAGATGAAGTTCTTGTACCTGCCAATACCTATATCGCGTCTGTTCTGGCTTTATCAGACAATGGATTGATCCCTGTATTCGTGGAACCGGATGCCAGTACTTACAATATTGACATTTCAAAAATTGAAGAAAAAATAACGCCGAAAACAAAAGCGATCCTGATTGTTCACCTTCAGGGAAGAATCGTTTTTTCAGAAGAGCTTAAAAATATCGCGGAAAAGCATCAGTTAAAGATTGTAGAAGATAATGCACAGGCTATCGGGGCAGAATGGAGGGGCATTAAATCCGGAAATCTGGGGGATGCTGCAGGTTTCAGTTTTTATCCCGGGAAAAACCTTGGGGCGCTGGGCGATGCCGGAGCGGTAACCACGAATGATAAAGAACTGTTTGAAGCTATTCGTGCTATAGCTAACTACGGTTCCAACCAGAAGTATGTGAATATTTACAAAGGTTTAAATTCAAGGCTGGATGAAATTCAGGCTGCCGTTCTGGATGTAAAACTTAAATACATCGGCCATGAAAACGGAACCCGAAGAACCATCGCCAAAAGATTTATCTCTGAAATCACAAATCCAAAGATCATCCTTCCTGAAAACCCGGCTGATGAAAATGAACATGTATGGCATGTTTTTGTGATCAGAACGGAAAAAAGAGATGAACTTCAGGCCTATTTAACGGAAAAAGGGATTAATACCATTATCCACTATCCTATCCCGCCGCACAAGCAGGAGGCCTATAAGGAATATGGAGACCTTTCGTTCCCGATTACTGAAAAAATGCATGAGGAGGTCCTGAGCCTTCCCATATCTTCTGTTTTGGAGGAAGAGGAAATCCAGGCTATCATTAAAGCGGTTAATGAATTTTAA
- a CDS encoding ABC transporter permease, with protein MNDPQQKWTETIEDNHSLFDLNLTEVWKYKDLIYMFVKRDFVSSFKQTILGPIWFFVNPIFTTIVYLVVFGRIAKLPTDGAPPLLFYLAGVTLWNYFSSSLLATSSTFLGNSAIFGKVYFPRLVSPISIVISNLMRFSVQFLLFVAAWAYYYSKGEIQPNLWILATPFLILLMALFALGVGMIFSSLTTKYKDLNMLLGFGISLYMYATPVIYPASSLMGIFKKLAYYNPLTGIFECFKYAWLGVGDFSPLMLGISTGIILILLMIGIVVFNKVEKTFMDTV; from the coding sequence ATGAATGACCCACAACAAAAGTGGACGGAAACGATTGAAGATAATCATTCTTTATTTGACCTCAACCTGACTGAGGTCTGGAAATATAAAGATCTTATCTACATGTTTGTAAAAAGAGATTTTGTCTCAAGTTTCAAACAGACCATTCTGGGACCCATATGGTTTTTTGTTAATCCTATTTTTACAACCATAGTATATTTGGTTGTTTTTGGAAGGATAGCCAAGCTTCCCACCGATGGCGCCCCGCCTCTTTTATTCTATCTTGCCGGTGTTACTTTATGGAATTATTTTTCATCATCGCTGCTGGCTACTTCAAGTACATTCTTAGGAAATTCAGCTATTTTTGGGAAAGTATATTTCCCGAGACTGGTAAGCCCAATTTCCATTGTGATATCAAACCTGATGCGTTTTTCAGTACAGTTTCTGTTATTCGTTGCTGCATGGGCGTATTACTACAGTAAGGGGGAGATACAGCCTAATCTGTGGATTCTGGCAACTCCTTTCCTGATTCTTTTAATGGCGTTATTCGCTCTCGGAGTGGGAATGATTTTTTCTTCACTCACTACAAAGTATAAAGACCTTAATATGCTGTTAGGTTTCGGAATCAGTTTGTATATGTATGCTACTCCTGTCATCTATCCGGCATCTTCTCTGATGGGAATTTTTAAAAAACTGGCCTATTACAATCCTTTAACAGGAATTTTCGAATGCTTTAAATATGCCTGGCTAGGTGTAGGTGATTTCTCGCCATTAATGCTGGGAATCAGTACAGGAATTATTCTTATTCTCCTTATGATAGGTATCGTGGTTTTCAATAAAGTTGAAAAAACCTTTATGGATACTGTATAA
- a CDS encoding ketoacyl-ACP synthase III yields MAFIQHISTYIPEKVISNEEISKKFPDWNSDKILEKIGIRNRNITGDDEFTSDIAVKALNRLTEEYQIDKSAIDYLIVCTQSPDYFLPATACIVQSMAGLNTSCGAIDINQGCSGYIYGLSLANALVDAKMMKNVVLITAETYSKHIHEDDKGNISLFGDAATATLISGDGDYEILKFSVGTDGEGAKNLIVKNGAVRNKKTTDKEDKDNYLHMNGPKIFDFTLKAIPGLVEENLKINGFRKGDIDTFIFHQANTLMLDFLRKRIKIPQENFVIDMLDYGNTVSSTIPIAFKNSFATRDSTNIMLVGFGVGYSWGAVCLRKK; encoded by the coding sequence ATGGCTTTTATACAACATATTTCAACCTACATTCCTGAAAAGGTGATTTCCAATGAAGAGATCTCAAAAAAATTTCCGGATTGGAACAGTGATAAAATCCTTGAAAAAATAGGAATCAGAAACAGGAATATTACCGGCGACGATGAGTTCACCTCAGATATTGCAGTGAAAGCATTAAACAGACTCACTGAAGAATATCAGATTGACAAATCTGCTATAGACTATCTGATCGTCTGCACGCAAAGCCCGGATTATTTTCTTCCCGCCACAGCCTGTATCGTGCAATCCATGGCCGGCCTGAATACCAGCTGCGGAGCGATCGATATCAATCAGGGGTGTTCGGGATATATTTATGGATTATCGCTGGCCAATGCCCTGGTGGATGCTAAAATGATGAAGAATGTGGTATTGATTACTGCTGAAACCTATTCAAAGCATATCCATGAGGATGATAAGGGAAATATCAGTCTTTTCGGCGATGCAGCTACGGCAACACTGATCTCCGGGGATGGAGATTATGAAATCCTGAAGTTTTCGGTGGGAACTGATGGAGAGGGTGCAAAAAACCTCATCGTAAAAAACGGTGCCGTCAGAAATAAAAAAACCACAGATAAAGAAGACAAAGACAATTATCTTCACATGAACGGACCTAAAATTTTTGATTTTACGTTAAAAGCTATTCCCGGCCTTGTAGAGGAGAATCTTAAAATCAATGGATTCAGAAAAGGTGACATCGACACATTCATCTTCCACCAGGCTAATACTTTAATGCTGGATTTCTTAAGAAAAAGAATAAAAATTCCACAGGAAAATTTCGTGATCGACATGCTGGATTACGGCAACACAGTATCCTCCACTATTCCTATTGCCTTTAAAAATTCATTCGCAACCAGAGATTCCACAAATATAATGCTGGTAGGTTTCGGAGTAGGCTATTCTTGGGGGGCCGTATGTTTAAGAAAAAAATAA
- a CDS encoding DegT/DnrJ/EryC1/StrS family aminotransferase, whose translation MIPVTQPFLPPKEEYDKYLDGIWKRNWLTNMGPLASQLEMELKDHLKLQHLLFVTNGTVAIQMAIKALEITGEIITTPFSFIATTSTIVWEGCTPVFVDIDPESLCIDPKKIEEAITEKTTAILATHVYGNPCDVEAIDIIAKKHNLKVIYDAAHAFGVEVNGRSVFEYGDISTCSLHATKLYHSVEGGLLVTKDPSLLKKLAFIRNFGISGFDTFSELGLNGKNSEFHAAMGLANLKYIGQIHEKRKALAALYDKKLKNLKAVKPLWHAKATENYPYYPIVLESEELLLKLKTEMDKQEIFTRRYFYPSLASALPYLPELKLPITEDIAKRSLCLPLYYDLTFEEVEFIARLMLRIQNND comes from the coding sequence ATGATTCCCGTAACACAACCTTTTCTTCCTCCTAAAGAAGAATACGATAAATACCTTGATGGCATCTGGAAAAGAAACTGGCTCACGAATATGGGCCCGTTAGCCAGCCAGCTTGAAATGGAGCTTAAAGACCACTTAAAGCTACAGCACCTTCTTTTTGTAACCAATGGTACCGTTGCCATACAAATGGCTATTAAAGCTCTTGAAATTACAGGAGAGATTATTACCACCCCTTTTTCTTTTATTGCTACCACCAGTACTATCGTCTGGGAAGGATGTACGCCCGTATTTGTAGATATAGATCCGGAAAGTCTTTGTATAGACCCCAAAAAAATTGAAGAAGCCATTACTGAAAAAACGACAGCAATCCTTGCGACCCATGTTTATGGAAATCCTTGCGATGTGGAAGCCATTGATATTATTGCTAAAAAACATAACTTAAAAGTAATCTATGATGCGGCACATGCTTTCGGTGTGGAAGTAAACGGAAGATCTGTTTTCGAATATGGTGACATTTCCACCTGTTCTCTTCATGCTACCAAGCTATATCATTCGGTAGAAGGAGGTTTACTCGTAACCAAAGACCCCAGCCTGCTCAAGAAGCTTGCATTTATAAGGAATTTCGGGATCTCCGGGTTCGATACTTTTTCTGAATTGGGACTTAACGGAAAAAATTCTGAATTTCACGCGGCAATGGGATTAGCCAACCTAAAATACATTGGCCAGATCCATGAAAAAAGAAAAGCACTTGCCGCCCTTTATGATAAAAAGCTCAAAAATTTAAAAGCGGTAAAACCTCTGTGGCATGCTAAAGCCACGGAAAATTATCCTTATTATCCTATCGTTCTGGAAAGCGAAGAACTTCTTTTAAAGCTGAAAACGGAAATGGATAAACAGGAAATCTTCACCCGAAGATATTTCTATCCAAGTCTGGCATCGGCATTACCTTACCTTCCTGAGCTAAAGCTGCCGATTACTGAAGATATAGCGAAGCGGTCCCTGTGCCTGCCCCTTTATTATGATCTTACTTTTGAGGAAGTGGAGTTTATTGCCCGGTTAATGTTGAGAATCCAAAATAACGATTAA
- a CDS encoding WbqC family protein — protein sequence MKIAIMQPYFMPYIGYFQLIHSVDKFIIYDDVNYIKQGWINRNNILVGGKNHLFSIPLKDASSFKKIHEIEIDQNLFPKWKIKFFKTLELSYKKAPFYNTIAAMLEKLLDHPSKLTDTLYMSLKEVCSYLKMNTYIERSSVIYGNSELPKEERLIDICKKEKADTYINLSGGQSLYTKEYFNRYNINLLFLQSNKLIYKQFDEEFVPWLSIIDILMFNSPEEINNMLDQFELM from the coding sequence ATGAAAATCGCTATCATGCAGCCTTATTTTATGCCTTATATAGGGTATTTCCAATTGATTCATTCCGTAGATAAGTTTATTATTTATGATGATGTCAATTATATAAAACAAGGTTGGATTAATAGAAATAATATATTGGTTGGCGGTAAAAATCATCTGTTTTCTATTCCGTTAAAAGACGCAAGTTCTTTTAAAAAAATTCATGAAATAGAGATTGATCAAAACCTTTTTCCAAAATGGAAAATTAAGTTTTTCAAAACACTGGAGCTCTCCTATAAAAAGGCTCCGTTTTATAATACAATTGCTGCAATGCTGGAAAAGCTGCTGGACCATCCTTCCAAACTGACGGACACCCTATATATGAGCTTGAAGGAGGTATGCAGCTATCTCAAAATGAATACATACATTGAAAGATCTTCCGTAATCTACGGGAATTCTGAACTTCCAAAAGAAGAAAGGCTTATTGATATCTGTAAAAAAGAAAAGGCAGATACATACATTAATCTTTCCGGAGGACAGAGCCTGTATACTAAAGAATATTTTAATCGTTATAATATCAATTTGCTTTTTCTTCAATCTAATAAATTGATTTATAAACAGTTTGATGAAGAATTTGTTCCCTGGCTGTCAATTATTGATATTTTGATGTTTAACTCGCCTGAGGAAATAAATAATATGCTGGATCAATTTGAATTAATGTAA
- the rffA gene encoding dTDP-4-amino-4,6-dideoxygalactose transaminase has translation MIPFNKPFIVGNELKYIEEAVKSGKISGDGIFTRKCNTFFEEKFGFQKVLLTTSCTDALEMSAILCNIQPGDEVIVPSYTFVSSANAFVLRGAKIVFVDSYPDNPNIDPAEIEKHINEKTKVIVPVHYAGVACDMEKIMNLAKKHHLFVVEDAAQAIDSYYTFSDGTKKALGSIGDFAAFSFHETKNIIAGEGGMLVINNPEYNTRAEIIREKGTNRSAFFRGEVNKYGWVDLGSSFLPSEILSAFLYAQLENLETIQEKRIRIWKEYYRNLLPLQEKGFVKLPEIPDFATNNAHMFYMTCRSYQERSSLIQFLKAKDIHPVFHYLSLNKSEFFLKDNSPIDIPNSDHFTDCLLRLPFFYELKESEQESINSLIHEYYSSVENQV, from the coding sequence ATGATCCCATTTAATAAACCATTTATAGTAGGAAACGAACTTAAATATATTGAAGAAGCTGTAAAAAGCGGTAAGATCTCCGGAGATGGAATTTTCACCAGAAAATGTAACACTTTCTTTGAAGAAAAATTTGGTTTTCAAAAGGTACTGCTTACCACATCGTGTACTGATGCTTTGGAAATGTCTGCTATTCTGTGTAATATTCAGCCGGGAGATGAAGTAATTGTTCCCAGTTATACATTTGTTTCATCTGCCAATGCTTTTGTGCTGCGGGGAGCTAAAATAGTTTTTGTGGATTCCTATCCCGATAATCCTAATATAGACCCTGCAGAAATAGAAAAACACATTAACGAGAAAACAAAAGTAATTGTTCCCGTGCACTATGCAGGTGTAGCCTGTGATATGGAAAAAATTATGAATCTGGCTAAGAAACATCATCTTTTTGTAGTGGAAGATGCTGCTCAGGCCATCGACAGTTATTATACATTTTCTGATGGCACAAAAAAAGCATTAGGGTCCATTGGAGATTTTGCTGCCTTTTCGTTCCATGAAACTAAAAATATCATTGCCGGAGAAGGAGGTATGCTGGTGATCAATAATCCCGAATACAATACCCGTGCAGAGATCATTCGAGAAAAAGGAACAAACAGAAGTGCCTTTTTCAGAGGTGAAGTCAATAAATATGGCTGGGTAGATCTGGGATCATCATTTCTTCCCTCCGAAATACTTTCTGCTTTCTTGTATGCCCAGCTTGAAAATCTGGAGACCATACAGGAAAAAAGAATAAGAATCTGGAAAGAATACTACAGGAATCTATTGCCACTGCAGGAAAAAGGATTTGTAAAACTTCCAGAAATTCCGGATTTTGCGACCAACAATGCCCATATGTTTTATATGACCTGCAGAAGCTACCAGGAAAGATCTTCCCTGATTCAATTCTTAAAGGCAAAAGATATCCATCCCGTATTTCACTATTTAAGCCTGAACAAAAGTGAATTCTTTTTAAAAGACAACTCACCTATTGATATTCCTAACTCAGATCATTTTACGGATTGCCTGCTAAGACTTCCTTTCTTTTATGAACTTAAAGAATCGGAACAGGAAAGTATCAACAGCCTGATTCATGAGTATTATTCATCAGTGGAAAATCAGGTATAA
- a CDS encoding ABC transporter ATP-binding protein: MLALKAENISKQYRLGQVGTGTLSHDLNRFWHKVRGKEDPYLKIGEANDRTTKGSSEYVWSLQNINFEIEQGDAVGIIGRNGAGKSTLLKLLSKVTKPTTGKIYTNGRIASLLEVGTGFHPEMTGRENVYLNGAILGMTRKEITRKFDEIVDFSGVERYIDTPVKRYSSGMYVRLAFAVAAHLESEVLIVDEVLAVGDADFQKKCLGKMNDVTQGEGRTILFVSHNMAAIKTLCTKGILLDTGKVAFQGNIDETVLRYLGNNNTSNTNHFIYENIRNTFFALQEIILKNSSKTMDEPLDENEEIELITNFVLDTDQPERYHITYHLKNDYGEALFSFSAHELQLENGKRSLTCTFPKRFLQSGNYYLSFFLIEDKKQAIIIENDIVSFSVVDGNREIGVYMGREPGFIRPFFDWTLE, encoded by the coding sequence ATGCTCGCTTTAAAAGCAGAAAACATATCAAAACAATATCGCCTAGGACAAGTCGGAACGGGCACCCTTTCTCATGACCTGAACAGGTTCTGGCACAAAGTAAGAGGCAAGGAAGATCCTTATTTAAAAATCGGGGAAGCCAATGATAGAACCACTAAAGGGTCTTCTGAATATGTCTGGTCCCTTCAGAATATTAATTTTGAGATAGAACAAGGGGATGCTGTGGGAATAATTGGCAGAAACGGAGCCGGTAAATCCACTCTTTTAAAGCTTTTAAGCAAGGTCACCAAACCTACTACCGGAAAAATTTATACCAACGGGCGAATTGCTTCGTTATTAGAAGTAGGGACAGGTTTTCATCCTGAAATGACAGGGCGCGAAAATGTTTATCTTAACGGGGCTATTTTGGGAATGACCAGAAAAGAAATTACAAGAAAGTTTGATGAAATTGTAGATTTCTCGGGTGTAGAAAGATATATAGATACTCCTGTAAAAAGATATTCATCCGGGATGTATGTCCGTTTGGCTTTTGCCGTTGCGGCTCATCTTGAATCTGAAGTTCTGATTGTAGATGAAGTGCTTGCGGTAGGAGATGCAGACTTTCAAAAGAAATGTCTCGGCAAGATGAATGATGTTACTCAAGGGGAAGGAAGAACTATTCTGTTTGTGAGTCACAATATGGCAGCTATTAAAACACTCTGCACCAAAGGCATATTACTGGATACCGGAAAGGTTGCTTTTCAGGGTAATATAGATGAAACGGTTTTACGATATTTAGGAAACAATAATACTTCGAATACGAACCATTTTATTTATGAAAATATAAGGAATACGTTTTTTGCCCTGCAGGAAATTATTCTTAAGAACTCATCAAAGACCATGGATGAACCTTTGGATGAAAATGAAGAAATAGAGCTGATTACAAATTTTGTCTTAGATACCGATCAGCCGGAACGTTACCATATTACTTATCATCTGAAGAATGATTATGGTGAAGCTCTGTTTTCATTCTCTGCCCATGAGCTTCAGCTTGAAAACGGTAAGCGTAGTTTAACCTGCACTTTCCCTAAAAGGTTTTTGCAGTCCGGAAATTATTATTTAAGTTTCTTCCTGATAGAAGATAAAAAGCAGGCCATAATTATTGAAAATGATATTGTTTCATTTTCTGTTGTTGACGGTAATAGAGAGATTGGAGTATATATGGGCCGTGAACCTGGATTTATACGTCCTTTTTTCGACTGGACTTTAGAGTAA
- a CDS encoding acetyltransferase produces the protein MKRIAIIGSGHLGQQISYHIHQDSNDKVVAFFDEFQPLNTVINEIPVIGGNNDVISQYKEGKFDALLIAIGYKHLHAKKELFQKLDGKVPFHTFVHSSCHRDPSAVIGQGSVIYPGCTIDQNVRIEDNILINLSCTISHDSVIGSHSFLSPSVAVAGFVTIHEQCIIGINSTIIDNITVAAQTQIGGGAVVIRDIDTAGLYVGNPVRFVR, from the coding sequence ATGAAACGAATTGCTATTATAGGATCAGGTCATTTGGGACAGCAGATTTCTTATCACATTCATCAGGATTCCAATGACAAGGTGGTGGCATTCTTTGACGAGTTTCAGCCTCTGAATACTGTTATTAACGAAATTCCTGTTATTGGAGGGAATAATGATGTGATTTCCCAATATAAGGAAGGTAAATTTGATGCCCTTCTTATAGCAATTGGCTACAAACATCTTCATGCTAAAAAAGAATTGTTTCAGAAGCTTGATGGTAAAGTTCCGTTTCACACATTTGTTCATTCATCCTGTCACCGGGATCCATCAGCAGTCATTGGACAGGGGTCTGTTATATATCCGGGCTGCACCATTGATCAAAATGTTAGAATTGAAGACAATATACTGATCAATCTTTCATGTACTATATCCCATGATTCCGTTATCGGAAGCCATTCTTTTCTATCTCCATCTGTTGCCGTTGCGGGCTTTGTCACTATTCACGAACAATGTATTATCGGTATTAATTCAACGATCATAGATAATATTACAGTAGCTGCTCAAACACAGATTGGAGGTGGTGCCGTTGTGATCAGGGATATTGATACAGCAGGACTCTATGTAGGAAACCCTGTAAGATTTGTACGGTAG
- a CDS encoding ATP-grasp domain-containing protein codes for MKKVAILGASYLQLPLVQKAKESGLEVHCFAWDDGKAVCKDVADHFYDVSVLEKEIILKECTQIGIDGILTIATDICIPTIAYVATNMGLSGNSIECSLLTTNKSLMRKCFVENWIDSPQSITVSEFNLKDFESFNYPLIIKPSDRSGSLGVIKVTSPEECKMAIENAVKVSFSKTCVAEEFITGKEVSVETVSYKGEHRIITITDKEITEEPYFVELAHHQPTAFSEEIKNKIHEISYHILNATKVENGASHIELMITEEGKIYPIEIGSRMGGDFIGSDLVQLSTGFDYLQAVLDIALDRYILPENFESTAYSGVYFLSRETEYLYPIISDNKKEDYIIKKELLSDSLKPAHSSNDRSGYLIYQSDHKIVLE; via the coding sequence ATGAAGAAAGTTGCCATATTGGGAGCCAGCTATTTGCAGCTGCCACTCGTTCAGAAAGCAAAAGAAAGCGGATTGGAAGTCCATTGCTTTGCGTGGGACGATGGCAAGGCAGTTTGTAAAGACGTTGCCGATCATTTCTATGATGTTTCTGTTTTAGAAAAAGAAATTATTCTGAAAGAATGTACACAAATAGGGATCGATGGTATCCTTACAATAGCTACCGACATTTGTATTCCCACAATAGCGTATGTAGCCACAAATATGGGATTGTCAGGCAACAGCATTGAATGTTCACTGCTGACCACCAATAAATCCCTGATGAGAAAATGTTTCGTGGAAAACTGGATAGATTCTCCTCAATCTATTACCGTTTCAGAATTCAATCTGAAAGATTTCGAATCATTTAACTATCCTTTAATCATAAAACCATCCGACCGGTCCGGAAGCCTGGGTGTCATCAAAGTGACTTCGCCGGAGGAATGTAAAATGGCAATAGAAAATGCGGTAAAAGTTTCTTTTTCCAAAACCTGTGTAGCTGAAGAATTTATCACAGGAAAGGAGGTCAGTGTGGAAACTGTTAGCTATAAGGGTGAACACCGCATTATCACCATAACTGATAAGGAAATAACAGAAGAGCCTTATTTTGTAGAACTTGCGCACCACCAGCCCACTGCATTTTCTGAAGAAATTAAAAATAAGATCCACGAGATCAGTTACCATATCCTGAATGCAACAAAGGTGGAAAATGGAGCTTCTCATATAGAACTTATGATTACGGAAGAAGGGAAAATTTACCCCATAGAAATAGGAAGCCGCATGGGAGGAGATTTTATTGGTTCCGATCTTGTTCAGTTGTCTACAGGTTTTGATTATCTTCAGGCTGTTCTGGACATAGCCTTAGACCGGTATATTCTTCCTGAAAATTTCGAATCTACAGCCTATTCAGGTGTTTACTTTCTATCCCGGGAAACTGAGTATCTTTATCCTATTATCAGCGACAATAAAAAAGAAGACTACATCATAAAAAAAGAACTTTTATCGGACAGTCTTAAACCGGCTCATTCAAGTAACGACAGATCCGGTTATCTGATTTACCAATCAGATCATAAAATAGTTTTAGAATGA
- a CDS encoding sugar 3,4-ketoisomerase, whose product MEYNKPQIIIFDKIGSSELGYITIAETQKNVPFEIQRVYWTYYTPHDVTRGGHAHKKLQQMIFAVSGTIIFNTEDKDGHKETFTLDHPTKGLYIPKLVWRDIQFSHNAVLLCLASEIYDEADYFRDFASFKEATLEQ is encoded by the coding sequence ATGGAATACAATAAACCACAAATCATCATCTTTGATAAAATAGGATCATCAGAGCTGGGCTATATTACCATAGCTGAAACACAGAAGAATGTTCCTTTTGAAATACAGCGTGTTTACTGGACGTACTACACTCCTCATGATGTAACAAGAGGTGGTCACGCCCATAAAAAGCTGCAGCAGATGATATTTGCCGTATCCGGAACCATCATATTCAACACTGAAGATAAAGATGGTCATAAAGAAACTTTTACTCTGGATCATCCTACGAAAGGCTTGTATATTCCAAAGCTGGTATGGAGGGATATCCAGTTTTCCCATAATGCCGTTCTGCTGTGCCTTGCTTCCGAGATCTATGACGAAGCAGATTATTTCAGGGATTTTGCTAGCTTTAAGGAAGCGACGCTTGAACAATAA